One Jatrophihabitans sp. genomic region harbors:
- a CDS encoding nucleoside/nucleotide kinase family protein: MAGIPELAGFPELLDDARLLSEAGRRQLLGITGPPGAGKSTLARRLVTALGPERAVLVGMDGFHLADAELRRTGLRARKGAPDTFDRAGYASLLGRLCREPGTVYAPAFDRSIEDSIAAAVPVPAHVPLVVTEGNYLLLWPEVRPLLAQIWYLDPPAEARRAALIARHVAYGKTPEQAEDWVLNSDERNAGLIAAGRERADRVLGWTAD; the protein is encoded by the coding sequence ATGGCGGGCATCCCCGAGCTGGCGGGCTTTCCCGAGCTGCTGGACGACGCCCGGCTGCTGAGCGAAGCCGGCCGGCGCCAGCTTCTGGGCATCACCGGCCCGCCCGGAGCCGGCAAGTCCACGCTGGCGCGGCGGTTGGTCACCGCGCTCGGGCCCGAACGGGCCGTCCTGGTGGGCATGGACGGCTTTCACCTCGCCGACGCCGAGTTGCGCCGCACCGGGCTGCGGGCTCGCAAGGGTGCGCCGGACACCTTCGACCGGGCTGGTTACGCGTCCCTGCTGGGCCGGCTGTGCCGCGAGCCGGGCACTGTCTACGCGCCCGCCTTCGACCGCTCGATCGAAGATTCCATCGCCGCGGCGGTGCCGGTGCCGGCGCACGTGCCGCTGGTCGTCACCGAGGGCAACTACCTGCTGCTGTGGCCCGAGGTCCGCCCGTTGCTGGCTCAGATCTGGTACCTGGACCCGCCGGCCGAGGCCCGCCGGGCCGCTCTGATCGCTCGGCACGTGGCCTATGGCAAGACCCCGGAGCAGGCCGAGGATTGGGTGCTGAACTCCGACGAACGCAATGCCGGGTTGATCGCCGCCGGACGCGAGCGGGCCGACCGGGTGCTGGGCTGGACCGCTGACTGA
- a CDS encoding crosslink repair DNA glycosylase YcaQ family protein — protein sequence MPSADLSAAAARRIALAAQGFGLPRPAGPVTARHIRKVVDTMALLQLDSVNVLSRSHYLPVFARLGSYPREILDRLTGHTAGRLQREYVEYWAHEASLIPLETHPLLRWRMAQASQESWGGMQRIAREQPQLLDEIRRLVAERGPIRSADVTQERRPKKPGQMWNWDDGKTALEYLFWTGEVGAARRINFERQYDLIERVLPAGILDQPTLAREDAQRELVRIAARAYGVAAEPDLGDYFRLPRADSKLRVAELVEAGELLPVTVAGWNAPGYLWPAARRPRAVRARALLSPFDPLIWFRDRAKRLFGFHYRIEIYTPAVQRVYGYYVLPFLLGETLVGRVDLKADRQAGVLRVQSAWGEPGVDQDEVAFELAAALAELADWLGLDGVHVTGPGDLAPALAAALSSTVSQPAL from the coding sequence ATGCCTTCAGCCGACCTGTCAGCCGCCGCAGCCCGCCGGATCGCCCTGGCGGCCCAGGGCTTCGGCCTGCCGAGGCCGGCCGGGCCGGTCACCGCCCGGCACATCCGCAAGGTGGTCGACACCATGGCGCTGCTGCAGCTGGACTCGGTCAATGTGCTGTCCCGCTCGCACTACCTGCCGGTGTTCGCGCGGCTCGGGTCCTACCCGCGCGAGATCCTGGACCGGTTGACCGGGCACACCGCCGGCCGGCTGCAGCGCGAGTACGTCGAGTACTGGGCGCACGAGGCGTCGCTGATCCCGCTGGAAACCCACCCGCTGCTGCGCTGGCGCATGGCCCAGGCCAGCCAGGAGTCCTGGGGCGGCATGCAGCGGATCGCCAGGGAGCAGCCGCAGCTGCTGGACGAGATCCGCCGGCTGGTCGCCGAGCGGGGGCCGATCCGCAGTGCCGACGTGACCCAGGAGCGGCGGCCGAAGAAGCCCGGTCAGATGTGGAACTGGGACGACGGCAAGACGGCGCTGGAATACCTGTTCTGGACCGGCGAGGTGGGCGCGGCCCGCCGGATCAACTTCGAACGGCAGTACGACCTGATCGAGCGGGTGCTGCCGGCGGGCATCCTCGACCAGCCGACCCTGGCCCGCGAAGATGCCCAGCGCGAGCTGGTCAGGATCGCCGCCCGGGCCTACGGGGTGGCCGCCGAGCCCGACCTGGGCGACTACTTCAGGCTGCCCCGGGCCGACTCGAAGCTGCGGGTCGCCGAACTCGTCGAGGCCGGTGAGCTGCTGCCGGTGACGGTCGCCGGCTGGAACGCTCCCGGCTACCTGTGGCCGGCGGCGCGGCGGCCCCGCGCAGTGCGGGCCAGGGCGCTGCTGAGCCCGTTCGACCCGCTGATCTGGTTCCGCGACCGCGCCAAGCGGCTGTTCGGCTTCCACTACCGCATCGAGATCTACACCCCGGCCGTGCAGCGCGTGTACGGCTACTACGTGCTGCCGTTCCTGCTCGGTGAGACGCTGGTCGGCCGGGTGGACCTGAAGGCCGACCGGCAGGCCGGCGTGCTCAGGGTCCAGTCGGCCTGGGGCGAGCCCGGTGTCGACCAGGACGAGGTGGCCTTCGAACTGGCCGCCGCGCTGGCCGAGCTGGCGGACTGGCTCGGGCTCGACGGCGTGCACGTCACCGGCCCCGGCGATCTGGCGCCGGCGCTGGCCGCGGCGCTGAGCAGCACGGTCAGCCAGCCTGCCTTGTGA
- a CDS encoding GNAT family N-acetyltransferase, whose translation MADVSVRPASVNDVTELARIQLDTWRLAYQTVLPAEILQSLSQADIAISWHGAVTSPPTLNHHVLVAMEGEHRVGFSAFGPDADRQPQDPEPDTTAAISMLLVEPRWGRRGHGSRLLAAVADLARAAGANRLVAWVPVADTASLQFYRSAGWDADGLRRDLDTGVGIVTELRLHTSLTDSEETPR comes from the coding sequence GTGGCAGATGTGAGCGTCCGGCCGGCGTCCGTGAACGACGTGACCGAGCTGGCCCGGATCCAACTCGACACGTGGCGGCTGGCGTATCAGACAGTGCTGCCCGCCGAGATCCTGCAGTCCCTGAGCCAGGCCGACATCGCGATCAGCTGGCACGGCGCGGTCACCTCGCCGCCGACGCTGAACCACCACGTCCTGGTGGCGATGGAAGGCGAGCACCGGGTCGGCTTCTCCGCGTTCGGGCCGGATGCCGACCGCCAGCCGCAGGACCCCGAGCCTGACACGACCGCGGCGATCAGCATGCTGCTGGTCGAGCCGCGGTGGGGCCGGCGCGGGCACGGCTCGCGGCTGCTGGCAGCGGTCGCCGACCTGGCGCGGGCGGCCGGCGCGAACCGGCTGGTGGCCTGGGTGCCGGTGGCCGACACCGCCTCGCTGCAGTTCTACCGCTCGGCCGGCTGGGACGCCGACGGCCTGCGGCGCGACCTGGACACCGGCGTCGGCATCGTGACCGAGCTGCGACTGCACACCTCGCTCACCGACTCAGAAGAGACGCCCCGATGA